The Rhodococcus sp. ABRD24 genome contains the following window.
CTACTGACGTCGAGGGCGGGAGCACCAAGGTGGTCGACACGGCCGCATCGGAAAGCACACCGTCCAACTCGGCTTCCTCCGAAAACCGTTCTACAACAGACACTTCCGAGAATCCTGACACTTCCCAGCCGCGACGCCGCGACCTGGACATGGACACCGGTGTCTTCCCGATCGGGTCACCGCAGCTTCCGCCGCTTCGCGTAGCCGGCGCGGGCCCGCAGCCCCGTCGGCCGCTACGCGGGCCGCAGCTGATGCCCGGCGCATCCGTGGCCGGTGGCCGATACCGGCTACTCGCACCGCACGGCTCTGCCCGCGGCCTCGAGTTCTGGCAGGCACTCGACACCAAGCTCGACCGCGAGGTCGCGCTCACCTTCGTCGATGCCGAGCAGCAGGCCGACGGACCCGCAGCCTCCGGCCCGGACGGTCCGCAGGCCATCCTGTCCCGCACGCTGCGACTCGGTCGCATCAATACAGCTGGACTCGCGCGCGTGCTCGACGTGGTGCGGGGCAGCTCCGGCGGCATCGTCGTCGCCGAGTGGACGCCGGGCCGCTCGTTGCGCGAAATGGCGGACACCGAACCGTCCCCGATCGGTGCGGCCCGGGCTGTCCGGGCGCTGGCTGCAGCAGCCGAGGCGGCGCACCGCGGCGGCAGTGCGCTCTCGATCGACCACCCGGACCGCATCCGGATCAGCACTGCAGGCGACGCCGTGCTGGCGTTCCCCGCAACCCTGTCGGACGCCGATCCGGCGTCCGACGTCCGTGGACTCGGCGCGATGCTCTACGCGCTGATCACTGCCCGGTGGCCGCTCGGCGAGCCGGGATCCGGTCCGGCCGGAGCCACACCCATCGAGCTGGGCGGCATGCGGCCCGCCGAGGTCGACGCGGCCGGCCGGCCCGTCGAACCCCGTGTGATCCGTCCCGAGGTGCCTTTCGAAATCTCGGCCGTCGCGGTCCGCGCACTCGGCGGCGACAGCGGTATCCGGGCGGCTGCCACGGTCCAGCACATCCTCGATCAAGCGTCGGTAGTCGACCAGAAGACCGACCTCATGCCGGCGCTGCGCCTCGGCCAGCGCGTCCCCGGCAGCGACAGCCACGCACTGGCTGATCCGGAAGCCGTGGCCGCCGAAAAGCTCAAGTCCAACCGCACGCTCATCGCGCTCGTCACGCTCGGCGCCGTCACCGTGTTGGTGCTGGCGTTGATCGGCTGGTGGCTCGCGAACCTGTTGGCCGGCGGTAACTCCGACGAGCCACTCACCAACCAGAATCTCGGGCTTACGACAAGCGCGGAGGCCCCGGCCTCGTCGGCCGCTCCCTCACCGATGGCGCCGCCCGTGGCCAGGCCGATTCAGCCGACCGGTGTCACAGTCTTCTCACCGCAGGGGACCCCGGACGCGGCCGCGACCGCCGGGCTCGCGATCGACGGCGACCCGGCAACGGTATGGAGCACGGACGCTTACTTCCAGCCGTTCCCGGCGCTGAAGAACGGGGTCGGCCTGATGTTGACCCTGCCGGAGGCCGAAAATCTGTCGAAGGTGCAGATCACCTCACCCAGCCCCGGAACAAGGGTCGAGATCCGCACCGCACCGTCGCCGAACACCACGCTCGACCAGACACAGGTGATCGGCCGCCAAGAGCTGAAAAGCGGCGTGACGGACATCCCTCTGACCTCGGAGGGTGCCACCAAGAACGTCCTCGTGTGGATCACCGGACTCAGCTCGGCAGACGGACAGAATCAGACCTCGATCGCCGAGGTGTCGTTCACCGGCGCTCCCTGAGCGCTCCTCCCGCAGTGCCCAGGTCTGCACTGCGGGCAATTGATCGGTTAACATCCGCCCGTGCGAATCTTCAGGGGGGTCGCCAAGGCTGGAATGTCCGATGCCGAATTGCTGGCAGCACACGCGTCAGGTGACGAAGGGGCCTTCGCGGAGCTGTTGAGCAGGCATTACGACCACCTTTGGCATGTTGCGAGAAGAACGAGCTACACCGTCGACGATGCCGCGGATGCGCTGCAGGAGGCTTTGCTCTCCGCGCACCGCACGGCGGGATCGTTCCGGGCGGATGCCGCCGTGCGGAGCTGGCTACACACGATCGTGGTGAACGCATGCCTGGACCGGATCCGGCGCAACCGTGTGCGGCCCACGGTGTCGCTGTCCGCGGACGAGACCGAGGACCCACGTGAGGACCGCGACCACATTGCCGAGCGGGAGCTGTCACTGCTCGTCGACGGTGCACTGATGCGGCTGTCGGCGGAACAGCGGGCCGCAATCGTCGCCGTCGACCTCGAGGGTTACTCGGTGGCCGAGGCGGCCGCCCGGCTCGGGGTGCCCGAGGGCACCGTGAAGAGCCGCTGTGCCCGAGCACGGGTGAAGCTTGCATCCCATTTGGAATACTTGCGGGATGTAGGGAACCGAACGTGATCTCGCGGCGTCTGAACCAATTGAAGGCACAATCGTGCCCCGGAATGTGCGGGTAGAAGGTGGGATGACGGTCTACGACGGCGAAGAACTGCTCGGCCCCCCGTTCTCGGCGGAACTCCTTGCCGATCTGCATGCGGGTGTCCTGTCCGAGTCCGTCAGCAGCCGCCTCTGGCCGCTCGTCCGCCAGGATCCGGCCGCGGTCGAGGTTCTGGCGGCACTCGACGCAGTTTCCTGCCGACTCGGCGAACTCGGCCGTGATCTCAGCGTCGAGTCCCCGATCCCATCCGAAGTCGCCGCACGGATCGATGCGGCGCTGGGTCTGCAGCATCCCGCACCCGCTACGGCGACCCCCCTCGCAGACGCATTCGGCAGGCGTCGCGCCCTCACCTGGATCAGCGTCGCCGCTGCATCCATGGCCGCGGCTGTCGGGGTTGTCTTCGCACTCACCACACTCGACGGGGCCGACCCGAAGTCACCAGCCATCGCGGCACCATCGACCACCGTGCCCACGCCGTCCCTTGCCAACCTCAGCGCTGATCTCGACGACGATCAGGTACTGGCGCTGATCGGCGACAAGGCCGCCGCGGAGAACGAGGACCTCGGCGAGTTGGAGAAGGCCGATGTCCGCACTGCGTGCCTGCAGGCCAACGGCATCGAGCGAACCCGTCCGGTGCTGGGCTCGCGGCAGGTCCGCTTCCAGGGCGAAGGAGCCGTGCTCATCCTCGTCGCTGGCCCCCGGCCCCCGGCATTGACCGCGGTGGTCGTCGGCCTCGGATGCTCCGCCGCCGAGCCGCAGTTGTTCGCGCGCACCGAGATCGACTGAGCCGGCTCAGTCGTCCGCACTCGTACCAGCCGAGACCGGCATGAGCAGCTCCCGAACCCGCGCCCGCAATTCGGGCGTATCGTCCTCACGCGCAATCAAGCTCGAGAACAGGGCGGCGCCGGCCGCGAGCACCAGGACGGCCTTGGCGTCGAGCAGATCCCGCTCCCGCTCCTGCTCCGTCGCCGCCTCACTGCCGTGAGCGACGAACAACGCGGTGGCCGGCCCGCTGAACCCCCGCCACAGCGCGTTGCGCAGGTCTTCGTGGTCGCGGATAGCCGCGAGGAGCCCGGGCGCCGCCTCTCGGACATCTGGCCGGGAGAACAGCTCAGCGCTACCGGCGACGACCCAGTCGATCCAACCCGCGCGATCGGTGCCCTCGAACGGCTCTAGATCCGGGGTGGCGCCGAGGAGGGCGTCGAGCACCAGATGCGCCTTCGACGTCCACCGACGCGACATGGCGGCCCGGCTCACCCCCGCTCGTGTCGCGATTGCGCGCAGGCTCAGCTGTTCCCAGCCCACCTCGAGGAGCAAATCACGGGTCGCTGCCAGGACCTCGGCGTCGATCCGGGGATCCCGGGGCCGCCCGGAAGCCGGCGTGTTGTCGATCGTTTGTGCGCTCATCGTCCTGGAATTGTCGGACACGACGGCCAGTCGCGCCACAAGGCACCTCTTACGAGTCCAGTGGTACCGTAAATTTCACGACCCGGGAGGGAACCTATGAAGATCGCGGTGACGGGCGGGACCGGGTACATCGGCGCGCACACGACGCAGGCACTGCTCGCCGAGGGCCACGAGGTCCGGCTGCTCGTGCATCCGAGCGAGTCGGCACCAGCGATCCTGCCATTGTTCGGCGACGCAGCCGCGCGTGTCGAGGTACTGCAGGGCGATATTCGAGACGTCACCGTGATCGCCACACTGCTCGACGGCTGCGACGCAGTCCTGCACGCGGCCGCGGTGGTGGGCACCGACGATCGCCACGAGAGGCTGATGTGGGAGGTCAACACCGCGGCCACCACCACGCTGCTCACCCGGGCGGCCGCGCTCGGTCTCGATCCGATCGTGCACGTGGCCAGCTACAGCGCATTGTTCCCGTCACCGGATCCGGCGATCGGACCGGACAGCCCCACCGCACCGGGCCGCAGCGCATACGGGCGCACAAAGGCGGCGGCCGACCTGATCGCACGGGCGCTACAGGACGCGGGCGCACCCGTGGTCATCACGTACCCGGCCAGCGTCGTGGGACCGGGGCTCGGCGGGATCCGCGGGGTGACTGCCGCGGGCTGGACCCCCATGGTTCGCGCCGGCGTCGCCCCGAGACTGCGCGGCGGGATGCAGATGATCGACGTTCGGGACGTCGCCGATGTGCACGCCGCCGCGATGCGCCCGGGCCGAGGACCGCGGCGCTACATGTGCGGCGGCGAACTGATCGCGTTCAACGAGTTGATCGACATCCTCGAGTACGCATCCAGACGACGTATCCGCCGTATACCGCTGGCCCCGAGCGTGTTCCGCGGCGTGGGCCGCGCAGCGGACGTCGTCGGAAAGATCCTTCCACTGAGCGCCGGGATGAGCTATGAAGCGGCCTGGCTACTGACGGCAGCCGTCCCCACGGACGACTCGCGGACGCTGTCCGAACTAGGTCTGACGTGGCGGCCTGTGCGTGATGCCCTGACTGCCTCGGTCCGGCACGACAACACGATGGTGTTGGACTAGAAGACCAGGTGTGAGCTCCAGCGGCCCGCCTGATCGAGTCCGACGGCAACATCGATGCGCTGCATCTCACCGGGGTAGCTAGTTCTTGGTCCGGGGAAGGCCACCGAGTTTTACCGACACTGCGTTGGTATATTTTGCCGACATGCCGTCGGGAAAATTCGGGCGGCCGGATTCGACAAGGAGATTGTGATGTTCCTCGCCCTGCGAGAACTGCGGTTCGCGCGATCCAGATTCGGTCTGATGGGAGGCGTGATCGCGCTCATCTCGGTACTGATGGTTTTGCTGTCGGGCCTGTCCTCCGGACTGGTCGAGGATGGCGTCTCCGGTCTGAAGGCGACCCCGGTTGCCGGATTTGCCTTCAACGAAGGCACCAAGACCGACTCGGCCTTCTCCCGCAGTGTCGTCACCGACGAGCAAGTCGAGGCCTGGCGTGAACAGCCCGGCGTCGCAGCGGCCGAGCCGTTCGGCAACATGCTGGTCAACGCGCACAACGACAAGGGCCTGCCGATCGACCTTGCACTGTTCGGGGTGCCGGCCGACTCTTTCCTGGCGCCCGATGCCGCCGTCGGTTCCGGACTGAACGCACCCGACGGCATCGTGATCAGTAAGAGCGCACTCGACACCGGCGTCGCGCTCGGCGACATCGTCACCATCGACCGTCTGGGCACCGAACTGAAGGTCGTCGGCGTCACAGGCGGTAAGCAGACATTCGGCCACGTCGATGTCGCGTACGTGCCTATCGACACCTGGCGTGAACTGCACGCGGGTGTCCGTCCAGGCGAAGAGATGCCTGCGCAGTCATTGACCGAGGCCACCGCTGTGGCGCTGCACGCCCAGCCCGGAACCACCATCGACTATGCCGCGGGCGACGCAGCGGCTGGCACTTCGACTGTGTCCCTGGAGGATTCGTTTGCATCGTCGCCAGGATTCAGCGCCGAGACGATGACCCTCGATCTGATCAAGGTGTTCCTGTACGCAATCTCCGCGCTCGTCGTCGGCGCCTTCTTCACGGTGTGGACGATCCAGCGCAAGCACGAGATCGCGGTCATGCGTGCGATGGGTGCGTCCACCGGCTACCTACTACGCGACGGTCTGGCGCAGGCGTTCATCCTGCTTCTCGGCTCGGTAGCCGTCGGCGCCGCCGTCGGCTACGGCTTCGGTTCGCTGATCGGCGGGGGAGTTCCGTTCCTGCTCGAACCCGGCGCCGTGGCTGTGGCCGCAATTCTGCTGACAGTTCTCGGACTGATCGGCGCCGCAGTCGCCATCGTCCGCATCGCCTCGGTCGATCCGTTGAACGCGCTGGGAGGACAACGATGAGCACACAAGGAAATCGGGAGAATTCCACCGTGACCACCACCGGCACCGCCGTCGACACTGCTGCCCTCGAGATCGTCGACGCCAATCTGCGCCTCGGGGACGGCGAGCAGACCGTGACCGCACTCGACGCGGTGAGCCTGATGGTCCGCCCCGGCGAGATGGTTGCCGTCGTCGGCCCGTCGGGCTCGGGCAAGTCGAGCCTGCTCGCTGTCGCAGGTGCGCTCACCGCCCCCGATTCGGGCAGTGTCCGGGTCGGTGGACACGACCTGCTCACGATGAAGCGTGCCGAGGCCGCGAGGTTCCGGCTCCGACACATCGGGTTCGTGTTCCAGAGTGGCAACCTGATCCCGTCACTGACGGCGGCCGATCAGCTGCGTCTGGTGTCGCACCTCGGGAGCACCAAGGGCAGAACGTTCCGCGATCCGCTGCAGCTGCTCGAACAGGTGGGTCTGGGTCACCGGGCCGACCGTCGCCCCGATCAGTTGTCGGGCGGCGAGCGGCAGCGGGTCGGCATCGCTCGCGCGCTGATGGCATCGCCGTCACTGCTGCTGGTCGACGAGCCCACCGCGGCACTCGACCGGGCCCGTAGCCATGAGATCGTCAAGTTGCTAGCACAGGAGACGCGGGAATCGAGCGTCGGAACCGTCATGGTGACCCACGACTACGATGTGCTCGACTATTGCGACCGCGTGGTCGAGATGACGGACGGACGGCTCGCGCCCCGGTAATCCGGAACTCACAGCGAGCGAGGAGGGCATGTGCCGCGGATCAATGCACCCACCGTCGGTGAGCATCGAGCCGCGCAACAACGTGCCCTCCTCGACGCCGCACGGGCCGTGCTCTCCGAGGATGCGACAGAGGTCCCTCAGTTCGGCGAAGTCGCCGCGCGGGCCGGGCTCGCACGGTCGAGCATGTACCAATACTTCAAGTCCCGGCAGCACCTACTCGAGGCCTTGATCGAAGACTCCTTCCCGCGGTGGTCGGCCCGGGTATCCGAGGCGATGTCCGACGCCGACACCCCGGGATGCCGCGTACTGGCCTACATCGACGCGAACCTCGTATTGGTGGCGGAGGGCGAGCACGCGATCGCGACGGCTCTGGCTCAGCTTGCACCGGGGCCCGAACTCGATGCGAAAAGCCGCGCGATGCACGACGATCTGATCACCCCGCTGGTCGAGGCACTCACGGCACTCGGAGTCGAGGACGTCCCGGCCACGGCCGATCTGATCAACGCCGTCCTGCATGCGGCCACCCGCCAGATCGAACGCGGCGAGGACGTCGAGAACGTCCGGCGCACCACGGCCGCGCTGATCCGCCCGTACGTCAAACAGTTGGGTGAATGTTCCACGTGAAACACCGCGCGACCGCTGGAACACCGCGTCACGGCGACACGTGGCACCGGGACGATGGGAACAACACCCACTAATCTGTTGTTGACCTAGCCGACTCCACAGACTGTGCCACCCGGCGCGGGTTTCGGGAGATCAGGTACGTAAATGCCCGCAGCACAGGCAACAGGAAGGCCCGCATGACTACTCCGACCACAGTCCGTGACCTCATCATCGTCGGCTCCGGACCGGCCGGATACACGGCCGGCGTGTACGCGGCCCGCGCCGAGCTCGAGCCCGTGTTGTTCGAGGGCACGCAGTTCGGCGGCGCCCTGATGACGACCACCGAGGTGGAGAACTTCCCCGGCTTCCGCGAGGGCATCATGGGCCCGGACCTGATGGACGAGATGCGTGAGCAGGCCAAGCGGTTCGGTACCGACATCCGCACCGAGGACGTAGAGGAACTCGAACTCGACGGGCCGATCAAGAAGGTTGTCGCAAACGGCGAGACCTACTACGCCCGCGCCGTCATCCTTGCAATGGGCGCCGCTGCGCGTTACCTCGGTATCCCCGGCGAGGAGCGCCTCCTCGGCCGCGGCGTGAGCGCGTGCGCCACCTGCGACGGCTTCTTCTTCCGCGACCAGGACATCGTCGTGGTCGGTGGCGGCGACTCGGCGATGGAGGAGGCCACGTTCCTCACCAAGTTCGCCCGCAGCGTCACCCTCGTGCACCGCCGCGAGGAGTTCCGTGCGTCCCGGATCATGCTCGAGCGGGCCAAGGCGAACGAGAAGATCCGTTTCCTCACCAACGCCGAGCCTGTCGAGGTCCTCGGCGACAACAGCGTCACCGGTCTGGTGGTGCGCGACACCGTCACCGGTGAGCAGTCCACGCTCGACGTCACCGGCATGTTCGTCGCGATCGGTCACGATCCGCGCAGCGAGCTCGTCAAGGGCCAGGTGGACCTCGACGACGCCGGATATGTGAGCGTGCAGTCGCCGACCACCGCAACCTCGATCGAGGGCGTCTTCGCGGCCGGTGACCTGGTGGACCACACCTACCGCCAGGCGATCACTGCAGCCGGCACCGGATGCTCCGCGGCGATCGACGCCGAGCGCTGGCTGGCCGATCAGGGCGACATCAGCGAGAACACCCTCGCCGCCGCCGGCGAGCCCGTCAGCGTCAAGTCCTGACACCCGAGTTTTCGAGCTCCATCCGTTCCATTCTCAGATCCCGCATTCCCACATCCCAGGAGGATCCCGTGGCGAACACCATCACCATCAACGACGAGTCGTTCAAACAGCAGGTTCTCGAATCCGAGAAGCCCGTGCTCGTCGACTTCTGGGCCACCTGGTGCGGGCCGTGCAAGATGGTCGCCCCGGTGCTCGAGGAGATCGCCGGTGAGCATGGCGACAAGCTGACTGTCGCCAAGCTCGATATCGACCAGAATCCGGGTGCCGCACGCGATTTCCAGGTGATGTCCATTCCCACGATGATCCTGTTTCAGGGCGGCAAGCCGGTGAAGACGATCGTCGGCGCAAAGGGCAAGGCCGCCCTGCTCAAGGACCTCGCCGGCGTTCTCTGATTCGTCCGTTAGGTCGGCCCAGTAGGCCACAGCGTGACCTGATTGCCACTACAGCCTTAGTCACACTGTGGCCTACTGGATTGCCTATATGGCACGGCCGTCTGAGAGAATCGATCGACGTCAGCAACGAAAGGCCCTCCAGCATGCAGCTACTCCGTCACGGCGATCACGGCCCCGCCGTCGCCGAGATTCGGGGTACTTTGACCGGCCTGGGATTCCTGCACAACGGCATCGCTGAGAGGCACCGTGAGGCCGTCAACGGTTCGCACTGGGTGTCACCCGACGCGATGTTCGATCATCACCTGGACTCCGCGGTCCGTGCTTTCCAGCAGCAGCGTGGGCTCCTCGTCGACGGTATCGTCGGCGCGGCGACCTACCGGTCGCTGAAGGAGGCCTCATACCGGCTCGGCGCGCGCACCCTCATCTACCAGCTGTCGGCGCCGCTGTACGGCGACGATGTCGCCGCCCTGCAGACCCGGCTACAGGATCTGGGGTTCTATATCGGCCGCGTCGACGGCTACTTCGGGCCACAGACACACGAGGCGCTCAGCTCGTTCCAGCGCGAAATCGGCATCGCCGCCGACGGCATCTGTGGGCCGGCAACCCTACGGTCGCTCGAGCTGCTCGGCACCCGAGTGTCCGGGGGCTCTCCTCACGCAATCAGCGAGGAGGAGCTGGTCCGCCGGTCCGGACCGCAGCTGAGCGGTAAGCGAATCGTGATCGATCCGGGTCTCGGCGGCGATGCCACCGGCATGATTGTGCAGACCCCGAACGGTCCGATGAGCGAGGCCGAGATCCTGTGGGATCTCTCGAGCCGCCTCGAAGGCCGGATGGCTGCCACCGGGATGGAGACCTTCCTGTCCCGATCGCAGGGGACCAACCCCACGGAAGCCTCGCGGGCCGAGACCGCAAACGGTTTCGACGCCGATCTGATGATCTCGCTGCGCTGTGACAGCAACCCCAGTCCCGCGGCCGGCGGGGTGGCCAGCTTCCACTTCGGGAACTCGCACGGCTCGACGTCCATGATCGGACAGATTCTCACCGGATTCATCCAGCGTGAAATAGTGGCGCGAACTCCGTTGCGGGACTGTCGAAATCACGGTCGCACGTGGGATCTGTTGCGTATCACCAACATGCCGACCGTTCAGGTCGACATCGGTTATCTCACAAACGATTCCGACGTTTCGGTGCTGACGAACCCGCGGAGCCGCGACACGATCGCCGAGGCGATCCTGATCGCCGTCAAGCGCCTGTACCTGCTGGGCCAGGACGATGCTCCGACCGGAACGTTCACGTTCGCGGAACTACTGGCCGAGGAACTGGCCCGCTGAGTTCCTGAGGACATTCATCAGGAACAGGCGCAAACGGGGCACGGCCACAGAGGCCCCTAATGGGCTCCTACAGCCGTTTTCTCCCCGATGTCGACTAGCGATAGCGCGGCGGTCTCCAGGAGCCGCTCCAGCGCCGCTTCGACGTCCGCCTTCCACAGGTGGTCGCGGTCGAGCTCGAGGCGCAACCGCGGGAACCGGTGATGCGGCGCAACCACCTCGAATCCGACGTCCGACAGAAAGTCGGCACTGATCATGCACTCCTGCGGTGAGCACTCGCGCGCCGCGGTGGCGGACGGAACTCCGGTAGGGGAGGAGGTCTCGTCTCGGATCCCGAACGCTTCGAGGGCGCGAACGCCACGTCGCACCAGGTCACCGACAGCGGCCTGGATCAGAGTGGCCCCCAGCTCGCTGCCTTCGGCGACGGGTTCGAGGCGCATGGTGGTCAAGAGAATCGCGTCCGCACTGACCGGGGACGTGGGAAACAGATCCGATCGCGGGACCATATTCGGCGGCGCATACAGTGCGCTACCGGCCGGCTTGTCATCAACGAGAGCGACCTGACCGCACGAACCCCATTCGAGCATGACCATCGACAGCCATGCTTCCTTCTCGAACTCCGGATCGCAGAATCTACGCGAACTACGGACGGCTACCGGGTCCATCTCCCAGAAGACGCAGCGACGCGCGTGTGAGGACAGCTTGTCCAGACCGTCCAGTGTGAGTGACGTGACGCTAGTCGACACTGTGTAAGCCAGCCTCCCTAACCGCTGTCCTGATAGTTCTGCCCCTCACCGTGGCGGAACTATCACCTACAGAGTAGGGGATAGTTCCGCTTACGGCTCGGCGTCGAGAGTGCGCTTCCCAATAATCTTGTGATACAGCTACTTTCGCGAGAATCGGGCGGCCCACCCCATGAGTCGATGGCGATAGCGTCACTGTGACATATCTACCGGGACTTCCGATACGGGCCTCGAACACTCTCAGTCAGCCTTCGGCTGCTCCATCATGGTCACGATCCGCTCGAGGTCATCCACCGAACCGAACTCGACGACGATCTTGCCCTTTCGCTTACCGAGACTGACGGTGACGCGAGTGTCGAACGAATTCGACAACCGCTCCGCGACATCCTGCAGGCCCGGCATCTGAATCGGACGCCGCTTGGCAGCCGGGGCAGGAGCGGGCCCCTCCCGGTTCGCGAGCATCACCGCCTCCTCTGTCGCCCGGACCGACATACCCTCGGCGACGATCCGGGCCGCAAGGACCTCCTGGGCATCCGCACCCGCCTCGAGTGACAATAGTGCCCGAGCGTGGCCAGCGGACAGCACACCCGCCGCGACCCGGCGCTGCACTGGGATCGGCAGCTTGAGTAGCCGGATCATGTTCGTCACGACGGGCCGGGACCGTCCGATGCGGGCCGCCAGCTCCTCGTGAGTGACCTCGAACTCCTCGAGCAACTGCTGATATGCCGCAGCCTCTTCGAGCGGGTTGAGCTGCACCCGGTGGATGTTCTCCAGCAGGGCGTCACGCAGCAGGGTCTCATCGGCGGTGTCCCGAACGATCGCGGGGATCGTCTCGAGCCCGGCAGCCTGGCTGGCCCGCCAGCGACGCTCGCCCATGACGAGCTGATATCGGTCGGAACCGACTCGGCGGACGACGATCGGCTGCATCAGACCGAACTCACGGATCGAGTGCACCAGCTCGCCCAGCGCCTCCTCGTCGAAGACATGACGAGGCTGCTTGGGATTCGGCTCGATCAGATGTGGTGCGATCTCGTGATACACGGCACCCGCGGGGGAGAGGGGCTCGTCGCCCGTGCGGACCGCGGGCGTCGGCGTGGGGGCGACGGCGACGGTGTCGTCGGACGCCGGCTTCGCCTCCCGGTCCACGTCCTTCGGAGCCGCTTTTTTCGTCGCCTTGGGCGCGGGCGCCTCGGCCGCATCCGAATCGATGGTGGTGGCGGCCGCGGGTGTCGCGGTGCCGATGATGACGTCGGCGGCCGCGCTGCCCAGCCCGGGACCGCCGTTGGCAGGACCAGTCGGAATGAGTGCCGCCAGGCCGCGTCCGAGGCCTCCCTTTCGTGTCTGCGCCATCTCTACTGCTCCTGCGTCGTGGTGGACATTCCGCGTGCGGCAAGTTCGCGGCCGGCGTCGAGGTAGCTCATCGCGCCCCGTGAACCCGGGTCGTAGTCGAGGACGGTCATCCCGTAGCCGGGCGCCTCGGACACCTTCACGCTGCGGGGGATGACCGCGCGCAGCACCGCACTGCCGAAGTGCTTACGCACCTCCTCAGCGACCTGGTCAGCAAGCTTGGTGCGCGCGTCGTACATCGTCAGTAGGACCGTCGAGACGTGCAGTTCCGGGTTGAGATGCGCCTGCACCAGTTCGATATTCCGCAGGAGCTGTCCGACGCCCTCGAGTGCGTAGTACTCGCACTGAATCGGGATCAGCACCTCCCGCGCTGCCACCATCGCGTTGACGGTGAGCAGGCCGAGGGACGGCGGGCAATCGATGAGGATGAAGTCGGCGTCGATGTCAGCAAGTGCCGTCTCGGAGAGGGCGTTCTTGAGCCGGTTTTCGCGAGCCACCATCGAGACGAGTTCGATCTCGGCACCGGCCAGATCGATCGTCGCGGGAATGCAATGGAGCCGTTCGTTGTGTGGGCTTTGCTGAATCGCCTCGGCCGCGGTGACCTCACCGAGGAGCAACTCGTAGCTCGACGGCGTTCCCGACGTGTGGGTGACACCGAGTGCTGTGCTCGCATTGCCCTGGGGATCGAGGTCCACGACGAGGACGGTGAGGCCCTGGATCGCCAGCGCGGACGCCAGATTCACCGTCGAGGTGGTCTTGCCGACGCCACCCTTCTGATTGGCGATAGTGAACACCCGCCGCTTCGGCGGCTTCGGGAGGGTCACCGACCCTGGGTGCAACACCTGACTCGCACGCTGAGCGGCCGCGCCGATCGGCGTGTCCGCGAGGGAGATTCCGGCGTAGGGGGAGTGGGAGAAGTCTTTGTCTCGACTGCCGCTCGTCGAGTCGGACGGGGCATCGGTTTCACGTGAAACCGCTTCCCGTGAAACGGCGGATTCAGATCCAGCCGACATCTACTGCTCCTTCGCTTGGTGACCACTCATAACGTAATTCTCGACTGTCGACCGCTCGAATGCCCGCAACCTAGCGGTGCCGGCGACCGTGGTGCGGGACGCGTTCTGCGCTCACCACAATCGTCGGCACCGGCAACACACC
Protein-coding sequences here:
- the trxA gene encoding thioredoxin, producing the protein MANTITINDESFKQQVLESEKPVLVDFWATWCGPCKMVAPVLEEIAGEHGDKLTVAKLDIDQNPGAARDFQVMSIPTMILFQGGKPVKTIVGAKGKAALLKDLAGVL
- a CDS encoding N-acetylmuramoyl-L-alanine amidase; translated protein: MQLLRHGDHGPAVAEIRGTLTGLGFLHNGIAERHREAVNGSHWVSPDAMFDHHLDSAVRAFQQQRGLLVDGIVGAATYRSLKEASYRLGARTLIYQLSAPLYGDDVAALQTRLQDLGFYIGRVDGYFGPQTHEALSSFQREIGIAADGICGPATLRSLELLGTRVSGGSPHAISEEELVRRSGPQLSGKRIVIDPGLGGDATGMIVQTPNGPMSEAEILWDLSSRLEGRMAATGMETFLSRSQGTNPTEASRAETANGFDADLMISLRCDSNPSPAAGGVASFHFGNSHGSTSMIGQILTGFIQREIVARTPLRDCRNHGRTWDLLRITNMPTVQVDIGYLTNDSDVSVLTNPRSRDTIAEAILIAVKRLYLLGQDDAPTGTFTFAELLAEELAR
- a CDS encoding GNAT family N-acetyltransferase, translated to MSTSVTSLTLDGLDKLSSHARRCVFWEMDPVAVRSSRRFCDPEFEKEAWLSMVMLEWGSCGQVALVDDKPAGSALYAPPNMVPRSDLFPTSPVSADAILLTTMRLEPVAEGSELGATLIQAAVGDLVRRGVRALEAFGIRDETSSPTGVPSATAARECSPQECMISADFLSDVGFEVVAPHHRFPRLRLELDRDHLWKADVEAALERLLETAALSLVDIGEKTAVGAH
- a CDS encoding ParB/RepB/Spo0J family partition protein; the protein is MAQTRKGGLGRGLAALIPTGPANGGPGLGSAAADVIIGTATPAAATTIDSDAAEAPAPKATKKAAPKDVDREAKPASDDTVAVAPTPTPAVRTGDEPLSPAGAVYHEIAPHLIEPNPKQPRHVFDEEALGELVHSIREFGLMQPIVVRRVGSDRYQLVMGERRWRASQAAGLETIPAIVRDTADETLLRDALLENIHRVQLNPLEEAAAYQQLLEEFEVTHEELAARIGRSRPVVTNMIRLLKLPIPVQRRVAAGVLSAGHARALLSLEAGADAQEVLAARIVAEGMSVRATEEAVMLANREGPAPAPAAKRRPIQMPGLQDVAERLSNSFDTRVTVSLGKRKGKIVVEFGSVDDLERIVTMMEQPKAD
- a CDS encoding ParA family protein, with amino-acid sequence MSAGSESAVSREAVSRETDAPSDSTSGSRDKDFSHSPYAGISLADTPIGAAAQRASQVLHPGSVTLPKPPKRRVFTIANQKGGVGKTTSTVNLASALAIQGLTVLVVDLDPQGNASTALGVTHTSGTPSSYELLLGEVTAAEAIQQSPHNERLHCIPATIDLAGAEIELVSMVARENRLKNALSETALADIDADFILIDCPPSLGLLTVNAMVAAREVLIPIQCEYYALEGVGQLLRNIELVQAHLNPELHVSTVLLTMYDARTKLADQVAEEVRKHFGSAVLRAVIPRSVKVSEAPGYGMTVLDYDPGSRGAMSYLDAGRELAARGMSTTTQEQ